From a single Anaerolineales bacterium genomic region:
- a CDS encoding MFS transporter yields MEKKAPLITQTLAILLFSMIVANIGGQMYGPLLPLYVQELGADMGQIGIFFTLSMIAPLLFQILGGWLSDAIGRVQAIAIGSLAGLTGYIVFVIAPSWGWLLLAMIGLAMASSFVGPSFNALVAEESSEASRGKVFGIVQSLFLIVGVIGAPLGGFLADRYGFRMMFIVAAGLYGLATIVRLSMARKLRKIQAGEPAPAPSFAHLKTSLASIFGLLTAGGIVTWIFLADGVGDVTFSMVGNLFPLYMNNIMGISMTQLGVLGAISSVTTMVFTVPGGMLADRYGERVGIVTGNLLVAVALYTMLNTQGFAWFVAAWALLGVGQALFGPAYNSLISKAVPQKLRGTAFGLFSTSLGLISLPSPYIGVMLWENFGPKVPFYVPLTAMLLMLPIIWIKFRLPKNGEPATDALPVPAQAEG; encoded by the coding sequence ATGGAAAAGAAAGCTCCCCTGATCACCCAAACCCTGGCGATCCTGCTATTCAGCATGATCGTCGCCAATATCGGCGGGCAGATGTACGGTCCGTTGCTGCCGCTTTACGTGCAAGAACTCGGCGCGGACATGGGACAGATCGGCATCTTCTTCACACTGTCAATGATCGCCCCGCTGCTCTTCCAGATCCTGGGCGGCTGGCTTTCGGATGCGATCGGACGCGTGCAAGCCATAGCGATCGGAAGTCTGGCAGGTTTGACCGGCTATATCGTGTTCGTCATCGCTCCTTCGTGGGGATGGCTGTTACTCGCTATGATCGGTCTGGCAATGGCTTCGTCCTTTGTGGGACCAAGCTTCAACGCGCTGGTGGCGGAAGAATCATCCGAGGCATCACGCGGCAAAGTCTTTGGGATCGTACAAAGCCTCTTTCTCATCGTCGGCGTGATCGGTGCTCCGTTGGGCGGTTTCCTCGCTGACAGATACGGCTTCCGGATGATGTTCATCGTGGCGGCGGGACTGTATGGTCTGGCAACCATCGTCCGCTTAAGTATGGCGCGGAAGCTGCGCAAAATCCAAGCCGGGGAACCTGCGCCAGCGCCGTCCTTCGCCCACTTGAAAACCAGCCTCGCATCCATTTTCGGTCTGCTGACAGCGGGCGGAATCGTCACATGGATCTTCCTCGCCGACGGCGTGGGCGATGTGACCTTCAGTATGGTCGGCAACCTGTTCCCGCTTTACATGAACAACATCATGGGCATCAGCATGACCCAGTTGGGCGTGCTCGGCGCGATCTCGTCGGTGACCACGATGGTCTTCACGGTGCCGGGCGGCATGCTGGCAGACCGCTACGGCGAGCGCGTGGGCATTGTGACCGGCAACCTGCTGGTGGCTGTCGCGCTGTACACCATGCTCAACACGCAAGGCTTCGCCTGGTTCGTGGCGGCATGGGCATTGCTGGGAGTTGGTCAGGCATTGTTTGGTCCCGCCTATAATTCTCTGATCTCGAAGGCGGTTCCGCAAAAACTGCGCGGCACGGCGTTCGGTCTGTTCTCGACCAGCCTCGGTTTGATCTCGCTCCCGTCGCCGTATATTGGCGTGATGCTGTGGGAGAACTTCGGACCCAAAGTTCCGTTCTACGTCCCGTTGACCGCCATGCTGTTGATGCTGCCGATCATCTGGATCAAGTTCCGTTTGCCGAAAAACGGCGAACCGGCAACCGATGCCCTGCCAGTCCCCGCACAGGCAGAGGGATAA
- a CDS encoding DUF4332 domain-containing protein, translating to MATITDIEGIGGAYATKLRKAGIRTTEALLKAGGTKKGRKELAEATGFSTKTILEWVNRADLFRVKGIGAQYSDLLEAAGVDTVMELANRKPESLLEAFAKANSGKKRLVRQLPGLNQVKAWVKNAKTLKRAIEY from the coding sequence ATGGCAACCATTACAGACATTGAAGGTATTGGCGGCGCGTATGCCACCAAACTTCGCAAGGCAGGCATCCGCACAACTGAAGCTCTGTTGAAGGCGGGCGGCACCAAAAAGGGACGCAAGGAACTCGCGGAAGCCACCGGTTTCAGCACGAAGACGATCCTTGAGTGGGTCAACCGCGCGGACCTGTTCCGCGTGAAGGGCATCGGCGCGCAGTATTCCGATCTGCTCGAAGCCGCCGGAGTGGATACGGTCATGGAATTGGCGAACCGCAAGCCTGAATCCCTGCTCGAAGCGTTCGCAAAGGCGAACTCCGGCAAGAAGAGACTTGTCCGCCAGCTGCCGGGTTTGAATCAGGTAAAAGCCTGGGTCAAGAACGCGAAGACGCTCAAACGGGCGATCGAATACTAA
- a CDS encoding toll/interleukin-1 receptor domain-containing protein: protein MSHIFISYSRRDVKIVDQFIGSLDQEGANVWIDREDIKVGNSWRVQIVEAIDTCDAFVLMLSSNSAASTNVHKEVILAQDSSRPLYVVMLEEVRVPAEIRYQLAGLQFINVPLLGFERSTKDLIDALKPYLKKITSKSEDSHKQVELVIQGIDLSAFTPEKQQELLAFVANLAGSDTSQLRIANMTAGSVHVFVDMPADAAYRLKTLALNADPRFASQDIVSLRLEGNKLYIHTAQGILSPLPKPNPVKAFFSTIVGKIVMILAVILILVGLTTFAPSQTEPPASDPTVAWSATPIPYTPTAPPSTVPSETASEIPTQTSTPTSIPTETPTPTLTPIVYEVFTGVVRNERTSCRYGPGIYYLDDETLRAGIKLQVFGRDVNSGWVYVHPDGYRDDNDQSRDKLCWVDFSNIEMDGDLEKLEPVYPGKVSLPISYYWDPPQNIYTVRARDGRQIAIYWDPFILPDGEMESPQSPRYLLELWLCKGGELVFTPWFTWQDDVLVPDEPGCSEPSSGVIYLVEKHGYSVPAIIPWTPAP from the coding sequence ATGAGCCACATCTTTATCAGTTACTCACGCCGCGACGTCAAGATCGTGGACCAATTTATCGGTTCGCTCGATCAGGAGGGAGCCAACGTTTGGATCGACCGCGAAGACATCAAGGTCGGCAACTCATGGCGCGTACAGATCGTCGAAGCCATCGACACCTGTGACGCTTTTGTGCTTATGCTGTCCTCGAACTCCGCCGCATCCACCAATGTCCACAAGGAAGTCATCCTCGCGCAAGATTCGTCACGCCCTCTTTACGTCGTCATGCTGGAGGAGGTGCGCGTCCCTGCCGAGATCCGTTATCAACTGGCGGGATTACAGTTCATCAATGTTCCCCTGCTTGGCTTTGAGCGCTCGACGAAAGACCTCATTGATGCACTCAAGCCGTACCTAAAAAAAATAACGTCAAAGAGTGAAGATTCCCACAAACAGGTCGAACTAGTCATTCAAGGTATCGATCTCTCCGCCTTCACGCCCGAAAAACAACAGGAACTCCTCGCCTTCGTAGCCAACCTCGCTGGGTCCGACACCTCCCAACTCCGCATCGCAAACATGACCGCCGGCAGTGTTCACGTCTTCGTGGATATGCCCGCCGATGCCGCCTACCGCCTCAAGACCCTCGCCCTCAACGCCGACCCACGCTTCGCCTCACAGGACATCGTCTCGCTCCGCCTCGAAGGCAACAAACTTTACATCCACACAGCGCAAGGCATACTCAGCCCTCTGCCCAAACCAAATCCCGTCAAGGCATTCTTCTCAACGATCGTTGGAAAGATCGTGATGATTCTGGCTGTCATCCTCATCCTTGTTGGATTGACCACCTTTGCCCCTTCCCAGACGGAACCTCCCGCCTCTGACCCAACCGTTGCCTGGTCTGCCACCCCGATCCCTTACACCCCGACGGCTCCACCCTCCACAGTTCCCAGCGAGACAGCCTCGGAAATTCCCACACAAACATCCACTCCGACGTCCATCCCAACCGAAACGCCGACACCAACCTTAACGCCCATCGTGTACGAAGTCTTCACCGGCGTTGTCCGAAATGAACGCACCTCCTGCCGCTACGGACCCGGTATCTATTATCTGGATGACGAGACCCTGCGAGCCGGGATCAAATTGCAGGTATTCGGACGCGACGTCAACTCCGGCTGGGTGTACGTCCACCCGGACGGCTATCGGGATGACAATGACCAGAGTAGAGACAAACTCTGCTGGGTGGATTTCAGCAACATCGAAATGGATGGAGACCTTGAGAAACTTGAACCTGTCTACCCCGGCAAGGTCAGCCTGCCCATTTCCTATTACTGGGATCCTCCCCAGAATATCTACACTGTCCGCGCCCGGGACGGCAGGCAGATCGCCATCTATTGGGATCCCTTCATCCTCCCCGACGGCGAAATGGAAAGCCCGCAAAGTCCGCGCTATCTGCTGGAACTTTGGTTATGCAAAGGCGGTGAGCTGGTTTTTACCCCCTGGTTTACCTGGCAGGACGATGTGCTGGTTCCCGATGAGCCCGGCTGTTCCGAGCCATCGAGCGGCGTTATCTACCTCGTTGAGAAACATGGATATTCCGTCCCCGCCATCATTCCATGGACACCGGCTCCATAG
- a CDS encoding alkaline phosphatase family protein — MSRKTIIVLLLIVISACQPPATAVVETETATPIPPATATLTPTTTPTLEPTFTPTPAPLARRVLILSIDGLRPDAIALAYMNNLLALMESSAYSLTAQTIRPSATLPAHVSMLSGQCPRKHGVNWNDYMPEFGYAQVTDLFDIAHAAGLKTVMYVGKEKLRQITEPESTDVYEFIPDRDLVIVERLLENFPADFDLMFVHFPTADWMGHLYGWLSPEQFSVLFRADQALGNLLAELDTRGIREETLIIVTADHGGHDFIHGSSLPEDMTIPWIAFGAGIQPVSLTGKITTTDTAATAAFALNLPIPEEWDGVPVYEAFGLPVIEETRGCN, encoded by the coding sequence ATGTCACGGAAAACAATTATCGTCCTGCTGCTTATTGTTATCTCTGCCTGCCAGCCGCCGGCAACAGCAGTAGTGGAAACGGAAACGGCGACTCCAATTCCGCCTGCAACTGCGACGCTGACTCCCACAACGACTCCAACGCTCGAACCGACTTTCACTCCCACGCCTGCGCCTCTTGCCCGCCGCGTGTTGATCCTGTCCATTGACGGACTTCGCCCCGATGCCATTGCGCTTGCATACATGAACAACTTGCTGGCATTGATGGAAAGCTCCGCTTATTCGCTCACCGCGCAGACGATCCGCCCCAGCGCTACACTGCCTGCGCATGTTTCCATGCTGAGCGGACAATGCCCAAGAAAACACGGCGTGAACTGGAACGATTACATGCCCGAGTTTGGATATGCACAAGTCACCGACCTGTTCGACATCGCTCACGCGGCGGGGCTGAAAACTGTGATGTATGTCGGCAAGGAAAAGTTGCGGCAGATCACCGAGCCGGAAAGCACGGATGTGTACGAGTTCATCCCCGACCGCGACCTGGTTATCGTCGAACGCCTGCTCGAGAATTTCCCCGCCGATTTCGATTTGATGTTCGTCCACTTCCCAACCGCCGATTGGATGGGACATCTCTACGGCTGGCTTTCACCAGAGCAGTTCAGCGTGCTCTTCCGCGCGGATCAGGCGTTGGGCAACCTGCTCGCCGAACTTGACACGCGCGGCATCCGTGAGGAGACGCTCATCATCGTCACCGCCGATCACGGCGGACACGATTTCATCCATGGTTCGAGCCTGCCCGAAGACATGACCATTCCATGGATCGCGTTTGGAGCTGGCATTCAACCCGTGTCGCTGACGGGCAAGATCACCACCACAGACACGGCTGCGACTGCCGCCTTTGCATTGAATCTACCCATCCCCGAAGAATGGGATGGCGTGCCGGTCTATGAAGCGTTCGGTTTGCCGGTGATAGAGGAAACGAGAGGGTGTAACTGA
- a CDS encoding putative toxin-antitoxin system toxin component, PIN family: MKKVSIFLDSSALIAGVISENGAAHVLLQLGETEDISLTISELVFNETTRSIGRKSPENLANVQKEIEKARIIITQDPSYEEIQANLYLMDDPDDVPILLAAIKAKADYLATHDSKHFLNDPKVAEKAGLKIGTPGDVLAWIRENLCSQ; encoded by the coding sequence ATGAAGAAAGTGAGCATCTTTCTGGATAGTAGCGCTTTGATTGCAGGTGTGATTTCCGAAAATGGCGCGGCTCATGTCTTGCTTCAACTTGGAGAGACAGAAGATATCTCATTGACGATCAGCGAATTGGTGTTCAATGAGACTACACGCTCCATTGGAAGAAAGTCGCCTGAAAATCTGGCAAATGTTCAGAAAGAGATAGAGAAGGCAAGAATTATCATTACCCAAGACCCATCATACGAAGAAATTCAGGCAAATTTATATTTGATGGATGACCCTGATGATGTCCCTATTTTGCTTGCTGCCATCAAAGCCAAGGCGGATTATCTTGCGACACACGATAGCAAGCATTTTCTGAACGATCCGAAGGTCGCTGAAAAAGCAGGGCTGAAAATTGGAACACCGGGTGATGTCCTTGCATGGATAAGGGAAAATCTATGTTCACAATGA
- a CDS encoding VIT1/CCC1 transporter family protein encodes MNTTTLHDELYHHNHTDPHKRGSGLSDFILGAQDGLVNVLGVVLGIAAATSDARVVLVAGLATTFAESISMGAVAYTTTLADADLYQSEREREYRHIVEAPNLETKEIRDIYENKGFKGDLLDRIVQTITANKDVWVAVMMAEEHKLSPIDRKTALKAAWVVGLSAIIGSLVPIIPFMLLPVSTSMWVSILFTALVLFGIGAYKARVMTVGKPMRSGLEMTVIGIVSAMAGYLVGVLLKVPPLP; translated from the coding sequence ATGAACACGACAACTTTGCACGATGAACTGTATCATCATAACCATACGGATCCGCATAAACGCGGTTCGGGTCTCTCGGACTTCATTCTGGGTGCGCAAGACGGCTTGGTCAACGTCCTCGGCGTGGTGCTGGGGATTGCCGCCGCAACGAGTGATGCCCGCGTGGTGTTGGTGGCGGGACTTGCCACCACGTTTGCCGAATCCATTTCGATGGGCGCGGTGGCGTACACGACCACACTCGCTGATGCGGATCTGTATCAGAGCGAGCGCGAACGCGAGTACCGGCACATCGTCGAAGCGCCGAATTTGGAGACGAAAGAGATCCGCGATATTTATGAAAACAAGGGATTCAAGGGTGATCTGTTGGACCGTATTGTGCAGACGATCACGGCGAACAAGGATGTCTGGGTGGCGGTGATGATGGCGGAAGAACACAAACTCTCGCCCATAGACCGTAAAACGGCGTTGAAAGCCGCGTGGGTGGTGGGACTTTCCGCGATCATCGGTTCGCTCGTGCCGATCATTCCGTTCATGCTTCTGCCTGTTTCCACCAGCATGTGGGTTTCCATCCTGTTCACGGCGCTGGTGCTGTTCGGGATCGGTGCGTACAAGGCGCGGGTGATGACGGTCGGTAAACCGATGCGCAGCGGTCTTGAGATGACAGTGATCGGCATTGTCAGCGCGATGGCTGGATATTTAGTCGGTGTGCTTTTGAAGGTCCCGCCCCTGCCGTGA
- a CDS encoding helix-turn-helix domain-containing protein — protein MTLATKELEVHWANIAPLLSIRNEREYNAAVKRLNELLDEIGDNEKHPLYGLLDTLGTLIEIYEEENYPIPDATGAEVLRFLMEEHGLTQSDLPEVGSQGVVSEILNGKRELNVRQIRFLAKKFKVSSAVFL, from the coding sequence ATGACTCTCGCAACTAAAGAACTTGAAGTCCACTGGGCAAATATTGCGCCATTGCTGTCCATTCGCAACGAGCGCGAATACAACGCGGCGGTCAAACGGCTCAATGAATTATTGGATGAGATCGGGGATAATGAGAAACATCCGCTTTATGGGTTGTTGGATACGCTTGGCACGCTTATTGAAATCTATGAAGAAGAAAATTATCCAATCCCTGACGCTACGGGCGCTGAAGTGTTACGTTTTCTCATGGAAGAGCATGGCTTGACCCAATCCGATCTGCCAGAGGTCGGCTCGCAAGGTGTGGTCTCTGAAATATTGAATGGAAAGCGCGAATTGAATGTCCGCCAGATTCGATTTTTGGCGAAAAAATTCAAGGTGTCAAGCGCTGTGTTTTTGTAG
- a CDS encoding SIR2 family protein: protein MNLQEGIEFALSGKSILFIGAGFSVDAQNLRGVSFKTGRKLAKHLAELSGITGTQLDEISLDDAAEEYISANGKDKLIDELHNEFTAKVITSAQSVIAGIPWKRIYTTNYDNVMEKAYSENGKKLVPVTINDNIRDIPELNTLCVHLNGYIDRLDRNTLTSEFKLTETSYLTSSIEDTSWVSLFRTDIKSAQSVFFVGYSLADLDIKRILMESEALKEKCFFVIGSPGKATINSCSKFGEITGLDTSSFSVEVKTVSKNYVPPIDSGFSSSVIEKYIVPVEKKEYLDKDLFSLFLQGYIDTSYLVNSLNGEIKYFLERPQLGFVLEQIRYEQSVIVIHSELGNGKSLLLEGIKYRASQAGFNVYTLLENSDDILEQIDSVFHDSGKKIIIIENYTDWMEPIRHISQISDDRCSVILTSRTSLHDVNIDRLSEMFPDLEVKEIPVDNLTDLEIKWFANVFDEFGLWGEHKNKSWAKKLEFLSVNCGGEFQGILLELLKSPNIISKLETIIENIKHKKSYYQILITIMVLNTLNKTPSIERLIDYWGNQILDSNFKQDAAVRQLIDFQKNSITFKSSVTAKHILRNVVDVKTLADVLIKLMQTSNRLAKPIQFHFDVKNLLMRFSSLQELLPKNNSTKSEIIRYYATIKNFNTINNYPLFWLQYAIACEVLEEFEQTEKYFQTAYSLADDLPWFDTFQIDNRYAEFLINRAVKEKRNIQDAMSDFVEAHRLIHIQAKKERLHFPFKVASLYESFYDMYSVDMQTKHVETLQKAASDVITRINMLPKERQKDWRIRKCQNSLYTLLQKTSQ, encoded by the coding sequence ATGAATCTACAAGAAGGAATTGAATTTGCTCTCTCAGGTAAATCTATATTATTTATCGGTGCTGGATTTTCTGTTGATGCTCAAAACTTAAGGGGTGTATCATTCAAGACAGGTAGAAAATTAGCAAAGCATTTAGCAGAGTTATCTGGAATAACGGGGACTCAACTGGACGAAATCTCTTTAGATGATGCAGCAGAAGAATACATATCAGCAAACGGGAAAGACAAATTAATTGACGAGTTGCACAATGAATTTACCGCGAAGGTTATCACATCAGCACAGTCTGTTATTGCAGGTATTCCTTGGAAACGCATATACACCACAAATTATGACAATGTCATGGAGAAGGCATACTCTGAAAATGGGAAAAAGTTAGTTCCTGTAACGATAAACGATAATATCCGTGATATTCCAGAGTTAAATACTTTATGCGTGCATTTGAATGGTTATATTGATCGGCTTGATAGAAATACTCTGACATCGGAATTTAAATTAACAGAGACAAGTTACCTAACTTCCTCTATTGAAGACACTTCTTGGGTGTCTCTTTTTAGGACAGACATTAAATCTGCCCAGTCGGTATTTTTTGTTGGATATTCGTTAGCAGATTTGGATATAAAACGAATCCTAATGGAGTCGGAAGCACTCAAAGAGAAATGCTTTTTCGTAATTGGGTCTCCTGGTAAAGCGACAATAAATTCATGCTCTAAATTTGGGGAAATTACTGGGTTGGACACTTCTTCTTTTTCTGTTGAAGTAAAAACGGTTTCAAAGAATTATGTTCCGCCAATTGATTCTGGGTTTTCGAGTTCTGTAATTGAAAAATACATTGTTCCAGTAGAGAAAAAAGAATACTTGGACAAAGATTTGTTTTCTCTATTCCTGCAAGGATATATAGATACATCTTATTTGGTAAACAGTCTTAATGGTGAAATAAAATATTTCTTGGAAAGACCACAATTGGGCTTTGTTTTAGAGCAGATTAGATATGAGCAGTCTGTAATAGTTATTCATTCTGAGTTAGGAAATGGAAAATCGTTATTGCTCGAAGGAATCAAGTACAGAGCAAGTCAAGCAGGTTTTAATGTTTACACTCTCCTTGAAAATAGTGACGATATTTTGGAACAAATAGATAGTGTTTTTCATGATTCTGGAAAAAAGATAATAATAATTGAGAACTATACCGACTGGATGGAGCCAATTAGGCATATATCCCAAATCTCGGATGATAGATGTTCCGTTATCCTAACATCACGAACTTCGCTTCACGATGTAAATATTGACAGATTAAGCGAAATGTTCCCCGACCTTGAAGTTAAAGAAATACCCGTTGATAATTTAACCGATCTTGAAATCAAATGGTTTGCTAATGTGTTTGATGAATTTGGACTATGGGGCGAGCATAAGAATAAATCCTGGGCAAAGAAACTTGAGTTTTTATCCGTAAACTGTGGCGGTGAATTTCAAGGGATTTTGCTCGAACTCTTAAAGTCACCTAACATTATTTCCAAACTCGAAACTATTATCGAGAATATAAAACATAAGAAATCATACTATCAAATCTTAATAACAATAATGGTCTTGAACACTCTGAACAAGACGCCAAGTATTGAGAGGCTTATTGATTATTGGGGTAATCAGATTTTGGATTCTAATTTCAAGCAAGATGCTGCGGTTCGACAGTTGATTGATTTTCAGAAGAACAGTATTACTTTTAAGTCATCAGTAACTGCAAAGCATATCTTGCGCAATGTCGTTGACGTTAAAACTCTAGCTGATGTATTGATTAAACTGATGCAAACATCCAATCGGCTCGCCAAGCCAATTCAGTTTCACTTCGATGTAAAAAACCTCTTGATGCGCTTTAGTAGTTTGCAGGAACTTTTGCCCAAAAATAACAGCACCAAATCGGAAATAATCAGATATTACGCGACAATAAAAAACTTCAATACCATTAATAACTATCCCTTGTTTTGGCTTCAATATGCAATTGCTTGTGAGGTCTTGGAAGAATTCGAGCAGACTGAAAAATACTTCCAAACGGCATATTCTTTAGCAGATGATCTTCCGTGGTTTGATACTTTCCAGATTGACAATAGGTATGCTGAGTTTCTTATTAATAGAGCCGTAAAGGAGAAAAGAAATATCCAAGATGCTATGAGCGATTTTGTAGAGGCTCATAGGTTGATACATATTCAGGCGAAAAAGGAAAGATTACACTTTCCGTTCAAGGTAGCAAGTCTATATGAAAGTTTTTATGATATGTATTCAGTTGACATGCAAACTAAGCATGTGGAAACTTTGCAAAAGGCTGCTAGTGATGTAATAACACGAATAAACATGCTCCCAAAAGAGCGTCAAAAAGATTGGCGTATTCGTAAATGTCAGAATTCCCTGTATACATTGCTTCAAAAAACATCCCAATAA
- a CDS encoding fatty acid desaturase yields the protein MDHITKHEGKTSWQKIVSSYSKPDPGKSLWQTANTLIPFFALFYITMRSVDVSLWLTVPLALLTAGFMVRAFIIFHDCGHGSFFKSQRANDLLGIVTGILTFTPYYRWKHDHAVHHATSGDLDRRGKGDVYTMTVQEYLDAPWWKKVGYRVMRNPLALLLIGPMLVFVVSERIPPAKGKREIASVWWTNLALAVIIPVMGFTFGWKNYLITQLLVLFFGTSAGVWLFYIQHNFEGVYWERHEKWDYFKASLQGSSFYKLPAILQWFSGNIGFHHIHHLGSKIPNYNLPKAYKENPIFQVKPLTLFDSLKCLNWRLYDEAERRLVGWDVLKRYRQKSTA from the coding sequence ATGGACCATATAACGAAACATGAGGGCAAAACCTCATGGCAGAAAATTGTTTCTTCCTATTCCAAACCGGATCCGGGCAAAAGCCTTTGGCAAACCGCCAATACCCTGATTCCGTTCTTTGCGTTGTTCTACATCACCATGCGCAGCGTGGATGTTTCGCTCTGGCTGACCGTTCCGCTCGCCCTGCTCACGGCGGGATTCATGGTGCGGGCTTTCATCATCTTCCACGATTGCGGTCATGGCTCGTTCTTCAAGTCACAGCGCGCCAATGACCTGTTGGGGATCGTGACAGGCATCCTGACCTTCACGCCGTATTACCGCTGGAAACATGACCATGCCGTCCATCATGCCACAAGCGGCGACCTTGACCGGCGCGGCAAGGGGGATGTGTACACGATGACGGTCCAGGAATATCTGGATGCGCCCTGGTGGAAAAAGGTCGGCTACCGCGTGATGCGGAATCCGCTCGCGCTTCTATTGATCGGACCGATGCTGGTGTTCGTCGTCTCGGAGCGGATCCCACCCGCGAAGGGGAAGCGCGAGATCGCCAGTGTATGGTGGACCAATCTTGCGCTGGCAGTCATCATCCCTGTAATGGGATTTACCTTCGGCTGGAAGAATTACCTGATCACGCAGCTGCTCGTCCTTTTCTTTGGGACGAGCGCGGGCGTGTGGCTGTTCTACATCCAGCATAATTTCGAGGGCGTATATTGGGAACGGCACGAGAAGTGGGATTATTTCAAAGCCAGCTTGCAGGGAAGTTCCTTCTACAAACTGCCTGCCATCCTGCAATGGTTCAGCGGGAACATCGGCTTCCATCATATCCATCACCTTGGCTCGAAGATCCCCAACTACAACCTGCCAAAGGCATACAAGGAAAATCCGATCTTTCAGGTCAAGCCATTGACATTGTTCGATAGCCTGAAATGCCTGAATTGGCGGCTGTACGACGAAGCGGAACGCAGGCTGGTGGGATGGGACGTGTTGAAGCGGTATCGGCAGAAATCAACGGCATGA
- a CDS encoding AMP nucleosidase, protein MKTKQEIVNNWLPRYTDTPLKDFGKYILLVNFEDYLIMFSQWFNVPIRGKDKPMPNVTAEGVTLINFGMGSPNAATIMDLLRAVNPQACLFLGKCGGLKRKSKVGDLILPIAAIRGEGTSNDYYPPEVPALPAFSLQKAISTTIRDHHRDYWTGTVYTTNRRVWEHDDKFKTYLRQIRAMAIDMETATLFTTGFYNEIPTGALLLVSDQPMTPGGIKTSKSDKKVTQKYLDMHLRIGIDSLKQLINKGETVKHLKF, encoded by the coding sequence ATGAAAACCAAGCAAGAGATCGTCAACAACTGGCTGCCGCGCTACACCGACACCCCGCTCAAGGACTTCGGCAAGTACATTCTGTTGGTCAACTTCGAAGATTACCTGATCATGTTTTCCCAGTGGTTCAACGTTCCCATTCGAGGCAAGGATAAGCCCATGCCCAATGTCACCGCTGAAGGCGTCACTCTGATCAATTTTGGGATGGGAAGCCCAAACGCCGCCACCATCATGGACCTGTTGCGGGCTGTCAACCCCCAAGCCTGTCTCTTCCTCGGAAAGTGCGGCGGACTCAAGCGGAAGAGCAAGGTCGGTGACCTGATCCTGCCGATCGCCGCCATCCGCGGCGAGGGGACATCCAACGACTACTACCCGCCTGAAGTCCCAGCCCTGCCTGCCTTTAGTTTGCAGAAAGCCATCTCGACCACCATCCGCGATCATCACCGGGACTATTGGACTGGTACGGTGTACACAACCAACCGCCGCGTCTGGGAGCATGACGATAAGTTCAAAACCTATCTGCGCCAGATCCGCGCCATGGCAATTGATATGGAGACTGCCACGCTGTTCACAACCGGCTTCTATAACGAAATTCCCACCGGCGCTTTGCTGCTCGTCTCCGACCAGCCGATGACTCCCGGCGGCATCAAGACCTCGAAGAGCGATAAAAAGGTCACACAGAAATACCTGGATATGCACCTGCGCATCGGCATTGACTCGCTCAAGCAGTTGATCAACAAAGGCGAGACGGTCAAGCATTTGAAGTTCTAA
- a CDS encoding type II toxin-antitoxin system HigB family toxin: MHIITRKTLIQFWEKHPDSRMALQRWFKIVQKTEFHSFAELRQVFPSADKLDHWVIFNIGGNKYRLITSIHFNRGKVYVRHVLTHAEYDRGDWKK; the protein is encoded by the coding sequence ATGCACATCATCACCCGCAAAACGCTCATCCAATTCTGGGAAAAACATCCCGACAGCCGCATGGCGTTACAGCGTTGGTTCAAGATCGTGCAAAAAACTGAGTTTCACTCCTTTGCCGAACTAAGACAGGTTTTCCCGTCTGCTGACAAACTTGACCATTGGGTCATCTTCAATATCGGCGGCAATAAATACAGGTTGATCACGTCCATTCATTTCAATCGCGGCAAAGTGTATGTCCGTCATGTTCTAACCCATGCAGAATATGACCGAGGAGACTGGAAAAAATGA